GGATCTGCTGCACGGCGCGGCGGTCGGCGTTGATCTCGCCGGCGTCCGGCGCGATCTGCGCGCCGAGCGCAATGCTCTTGGCTTCCGCCAACGGCCGCATCATCGAGCGGCACATGTCGACGGCCTCGACGAAGCGGAACGGCTCAAGCTCGGTGGCATAGGCGCCGGCCTCGATGCGCGAAACATCGAGGATCGAGGTGACGACGGACAGAAGATGCTGGCCGGACTCCCTGACTAGACCGACATACTCCTTCTGGCGCGGATCGCGGAAGGCGCCGAACATCTCGTGCAGCAGCATATCGGAGAAGCCGATGATGGCGTTGAGCGGTGTCCGCAACTCGTGGCTGACTACCGCCAGGAAACGGCCCTTGGCCACTTCGGCAGCGGCCGTGGCATCCCTCGCCGAGGCAAGCTCTTCGCGTAGCGCCGCGACGTCGTCGTTCTCACGAAGCACGAGGGTGAAGACGTCCTGCTCGAGCTCGCCGCGCATCAATTCCAGGCGGAACGGGCGGAAATTGTCGGCCGAGCCGCCGCCGTCGCGCGGCAGCCGGATGCGCAGGTCGAGCCGGCGCTTCGGGGCGCCCTCACGCATGTCCGCGAGTGCGGTGAGATAGGCGACGCGGTCGGAAAGATGGACGCGCTCGAACAGGCCCGTGCCGAGCAGGAGCTCCGGCGCCAGCTTCAGGATGGAACGCGCCTTGACCGAGGCGTCGAGCACTTCGCCCTGGCGGCCGACGCGCAGCACCACGGCGTCGATGATGTCCTCGAGACGGTCGGCCGCGGACTCTGCCTGGCGCGCGCTGACCGGGTTGGCCAAGACGGCCGCGCGCGGCAACAACGTCAGCGCCCAGGCAAGCGGCAGCAGCCAGTGCCAGGCGGCGATGCCGGTCGCGCCGAGGGGCAGGAACTGGCTCGCGAAAGGCTGCAGCAGAAGGGCGGCGAGTGCCGCCAGCGCGCCCGAAAGTGCTGCGCGGCGCGATCCTGTGATCCACCAGGCCTCGACCGGCAAAGCGACGGCAAGCAGCGCAACCGGCGAGGCCAGACCGCCCGCCGCGGCTATTGCGCCCGCGAGGGCGAGGCCGCCCGTCGCGATCGCCGCGCGGCCGGCGAGCGCCATGTGGCCGGTGGCGGCAACCAGAAGCGCTGCGAACCAGCACAGGCCGAAGGCGGCGAAGATCGCGGCCACGGTCACGGCCGCGCCGAGGCTGGAGGTGACCAGCGTCACCGCAGCGCCCGCGGCGAGGAAGGGAGCGGCGAGCATGACGCCGATGAAGCGGCGCTGACGCAGGCGCTCGGCCTCGCCCGTGACTGTCGGGTGAACCATGCGTTCGCAGCCGGCGGCAACCGCGCCCGGCAGATGAACGTATCTGGCCGTAATCGAACTCAACGCACTCGTACCCGGTCGTGAAACTGCCCTGCTTTGCAGGCGACTCTTAATTGGCTTGAAACTCGCACCCAGCGTTTAAGGAATGGATAAGGCAGACAAGGCGAGCGCCCCGCCCACGGCAAATATTGGGATGCCAGCACCGCAAAGCCCGTCGATCTGCCGCCATGGTAAATGGAGCGTTAGCCGCGACCAGCGCGCCACGACTGCCGAAAAGCTCGCGCCGGCGGCAGTCAAATCAAAAATTTTTCTTTGAAAACAGATATATAAATGGTTATCGCAAACTTAATGCAATCGATGAGATTTGAGTGAAACCAAACTCGAAAACCATTCCTTTCGAATTTATCTAAAATTTGAAGAAAATTCGCGGCTTCGGCGCAAGCCGCCTTTTGCGCGGCTGTGCCACTATCTCGCCCATAAAAGAGGTCATGCCGATGGATGCGTGATCCGGTCACGGACGAGAGGATTGAGATGGGCTTTCTGATCAGGATGGCTTTCTGGTTTTCGCTGGTGCTTCTGGCGCTGCCGCTCAGCGTCGGCCCCGACGCGGATGGCCGCGAGGCGGTCGGACCGATCCAGGCGCTGTTTGCGGCGCGCGAGGCGGTCGGCGACATTGCCGGCATCTGCGAGCGCAAGCCGGACGTCTGCGAGACCGGCAAATCGGCCATGCACACCATTACCGTCCGCGCCCAGGAAACCGCCAAGATCGCCGCGGCCATGCTTGACGACCAGCAGTCGGAAAAGGCGGCGGCGTCCGAGACGAAGGTGGCGCAAACGTCCTCCGAGATCACCGGCAGCGTCGCCGAGGGCATCGTGCTACCCGCCAAGGTCAACATCCCGGTGATGAAGAACTGAGATTCCCTTTCAGCCCTTCGCTCGGCTTCTTTAGTTTCGGCGCAATTCCGGACGGAAAACCGTTCACCCCTTTTCCTGGAATTGCTCTAACGCCGCGGGCCCCGTCCGACCTCTCGACGCCCGCGGCGTCTTTCTTTTTCCGTGACGTGGCGGCGCCGGGTCACTATATCCGGGTGATGACGACCTCGATCGAAACAATCCGCGACGACTTCTCCCTGCTCGACGAGTGGGAGGACCGCTACCGCTATGTAATCGAGCTCGGCGAGGGGCTGCCGCCGTTTCCCGAGGCCGAACGCACCGCGGCCAACAAGGTGCCGGGCTGCGTCAGCCAGGTTTGGCTGACGACCGAGCAGGGTCCGGGCATCGATCCGGTGATCAGCTTCCAAGGGGATTCGGACGCCCACATCGTGCGCGGCCTCGTCGCCATCATGCTGGCGCTGTTTTCGGGCCGGCCGGCCAGCGAAATCCAGAACACCGACGCGGAAGTGACGCTCAAGGAGCTCGGCCTCGACGAGCATCTGTCGCCGCAGCGCGCCAACGGCCTTCGTTCGATGGTCAAGCGTATCAAGCGCGACGCCGAAGCCGCCTTGAAGCAGATCGCCTGAGCACGGCTCCCCTGCCCTTCCACAAAAAACAAGACGGCGCCCCGAAGGACGCCGTCGAGCTGCCGAATAAGAGCTGCGCTAAAGCGCGTCGCGATCTTTCAGATTCGCTCGTGCGCTTTAGGTTTTTGATTTTTACGCATGTCTTTGTCCCGAAACCGGTTCCCACTTTCGGGAGACATGCTTTAGTCAGCGGCCCTTGCGCTTGCGGCCAAGGCCCATCTTCTTGGCGAGCTGCGAACGGGCAGCGGCGTAGTTGGGCGCGACCATCGGATAGTTGGCGTCCAGACCCCACTTCTCGCGGTATTCTTCCGGGGTGAGGTTGTAGTGGGTCATCAGGTGGCGCTTCAGCGACTTGAACTTCTTGCCGTCTTCGAGACAGACGATGTAGTCGTCATGCACGGAGCGCTTCGGGTTGACGGCCGGCTTCTGCTTCTCGGCCGACGGCTGCTCCGCCGTGCCACCGACGCGGCCGAGCGCGGCATGGACGTCGGCGATCAGGTTCGGCAGTTCGCCGACCGGCACCGGGTTGTTGCTGACATAGGCCGCGACGACATCGGCGGTCAGCTCGATTAGCGCGTCACTATTGCTTGAAGGTGTTTCGACGATATCCATTGTGCTCAGGCCCCAACGAGAGTTTGTTTCTAGACTGTGCCCTTTTTTGAGATCGGGCATCGCGCGAATTTCATGCAGGCAAGCCCCTGCG
The window above is part of the Mesorhizobium sp. WSM4904 genome. Proteins encoded here:
- a CDS encoding PAS domain-containing sensor histidine kinase, producing MVHPTVTGEAERLRQRRFIGVMLAAPFLAAGAAVTLVTSSLGAAVTVAAIFAAFGLCWFAALLVAATGHMALAGRAAIATGGLALAGAIAAAGGLASPVALLAVALPVEAWWITGSRRAALSGALAALAALLLQPFASQFLPLGATGIAAWHWLLPLAWALTLLPRAAVLANPVSARQAESAADRLEDIIDAVVLRVGRQGEVLDASVKARSILKLAPELLLGTGLFERVHLSDRVAYLTALADMREGAPKRRLDLRIRLPRDGGGSADNFRPFRLELMRGELEQDVFTLVLRENDDVAALREELASARDATAAAEVAKGRFLAVVSHELRTPLNAIIGFSDMLLHEMFGAFRDPRQKEYVGLVRESGQHLLSVVTSILDVSRIEAGAYATELEPFRFVEAVDMCRSMMRPLAEAKSIALGAQIAPDAGEINADRRAVQQILINLVSNAVKFTPDGGSVVIGAKRVGSRLHFWVSDTGIGIAEEDMANLGKPFMQIQNDYTRRFEGTGLGLSLVKGLVALHDGTMSIESAPGEGTTVTISLPVNGPKRRSGAPVGVLPVPVAKPKGDANGDSNGSLRKTA
- a CDS encoding DUF5330 domain-containing protein; the protein is MGFLIRMAFWFSLVLLALPLSVGPDADGREAVGPIQALFAAREAVGDIAGICERKPDVCETGKSAMHTITVRAQETAKIAAAMLDDQQSEKAAASETKVAQTSSEITGSVAEGIVLPAKVNIPVMKN
- a CDS encoding SufE family protein encodes the protein MTTSIETIRDDFSLLDEWEDRYRYVIELGEGLPPFPEAERTAANKVPGCVSQVWLTTEQGPGIDPVISFQGDSDAHIVRGLVAIMLALFSGRPASEIQNTDAEVTLKELGLDEHLSPQRANGLRSMVKRIKRDAEAALKQIA
- a CDS encoding MucR family transcriptional regulator, producing MDIVETPSSNSDALIELTADVVAAYVSNNPVPVGELPNLIADVHAALGRVGGTAEQPSAEKQKPAVNPKRSVHDDYIVCLEDGKKFKSLKRHLMTHYNLTPEEYREKWGLDANYPMVAPNYAAARSQLAKKMGLGRKRKGR